A stretch of the Halomonas sp. BDJS001 genome encodes the following:
- a CDS encoding AEC family transporter, whose protein sequence is MLAILGITTPIFLLIGLGYIARWSGIIQREQMQGVGVFVLYCALPALVIRALTQRPLEEVFKLNYLVAYGLGSIAVFGAGLLLCLKLQRQPLNASAMQALGMAAANSGFVGYPVAAMIIGSPAAVLLALNMLVENLLVLPAALILAEMGNHQGASVWKTVKQTALSLIKNPVLVGLMIGICLAVSGVKIPAPLFKAINMLAEAAGPAALFVIGGALFGLQVKGMASNVGQIVIGKLFIHPLLILIAFYFVPGVDPLYMAGALLFAAAPMISIYPLFGQRYGLGGVSAAAMLVATVASFFTLSLIIWLMTLSGLMAF, encoded by the coding sequence ATGCTCGCTATACTTGGGATTACCACGCCCATATTCCTACTTATTGGCTTAGGGTATATAGCGAGATGGAGTGGCATTATCCAGCGCGAACAGATGCAGGGAGTGGGCGTCTTTGTGCTCTACTGCGCACTGCCCGCGCTGGTGATCCGCGCGCTCACACAGCGACCTCTCGAAGAGGTTTTCAAGCTCAACTATCTGGTGGCTTACGGGCTGGGCTCTATCGCCGTTTTCGGTGCAGGGTTACTGCTCTGCTTAAAACTACAGCGCCAACCACTCAACGCCAGCGCCATGCAGGCGCTCGGCATGGCGGCCGCCAATAGCGGCTTTGTGGGTTACCCCGTGGCCGCCATGATCATCGGTTCGCCCGCGGCGGTGCTGTTAGCGCTCAATATGCTCGTTGAGAACTTGCTGGTTCTTCCCGCAGCACTGATTCTGGCCGAAATGGGTAACCACCAAGGTGCTAGCGTATGGAAAACAGTTAAGCAGACAGCCCTTAGCCTCATCAAAAACCCGGTGCTGGTAGGCTTGATGATCGGCATTTGCCTGGCCGTTTCCGGCGTTAAGATTCCCGCACCGCTGTTTAAAGCCATCAATATGCTCGCCGAAGCGGCGGGCCCAGCGGCGCTGTTTGTGATCGGCGGCGCGCTGTTTGGCTTGCAGGTTAAAGGTATGGCGAGCAATGTAGGTCAAATTGTCATCGGCAAACTGTTTATTCACCCCCTGCTCATCCTCATCGCCTTCTATTTTGTTCCAGGCGTTGATCCACTTTATATGGCCGGTGCATTGCTATTTGCTGCCGCGCCGATGATCAGCATTTACCCCCTGTTTGGCCAACGCTATGGTTTAGGCGGCGTAAGCGCTGCGGCAATGCTGGTGGCGACAGTAGCCTCTTTCTTTACCCTTAGCTTGATTATCTGGCTAATGACACTGTCAGGGCTCATGGCGTTTTAA
- a CDS encoding SDR family NAD(P)-dependent oxidoreductase — protein MYQHSDLQDCAVVTGGARNIGQAIALRLQQDGYRVIVADIVAPEADSLQEDAYQVDLADANATRRVMEEIAERYAVSRLINNVGIVAPALLEEARLEDFDKLMHLNVRSALVCTQALLPTIKAQGMGRIVMNASRVVLGKEARTIYSATKGALQSMARTWALELAEHGITVNCVAPGPIATSAFWQNNPPDSERARRIIDNIPLQRMGQPEDVAQAVSFFCDERSGFITGQTLFVCGGVTVG, from the coding sequence ATGTACCAACACTCTGATCTGCAGGACTGCGCCGTGGTAACCGGCGGAGCGAGAAACATCGGCCAAGCCATTGCTTTGCGTCTCCAGCAGGATGGCTATCGCGTTATCGTGGCGGACATCGTCGCGCCGGAGGCCGACTCTTTACAAGAAGACGCCTACCAAGTCGACCTTGCCGACGCCAACGCGACTCGCCGGGTGATGGAGGAAATCGCCGAACGATATGCGGTGTCCCGGCTGATCAATAATGTGGGTATTGTGGCACCAGCGCTGCTTGAAGAGGCACGGCTTGAGGACTTCGATAAGCTCATGCATCTGAACGTGCGCTCGGCGCTGGTCTGCACTCAAGCGCTACTGCCCACTATAAAGGCACAGGGCATGGGCCGTATCGTCATGAATGCCAGCCGTGTGGTGCTCGGTAAAGAGGCGCGCACTATTTACAGTGCGACAAAGGGGGCACTGCAATCCATGGCCCGCACCTGGGCGCTGGAGCTTGCTGAGCACGGTATTACGGTCAACTGCGTGGCACCCGGCCCTATCGCCACCAGCGCTTTCTGGCAAAATAACCCGCCTGACTCTGAGCGCGCCCGCCGTATCATCGATAACATTCCGCTACAGCGTATGGGCCAGCCGGAAGACGTCGCCCAGGCGGTTAGCTTCTTTTGCGATGAGCGCAGCGGCTTCATTACCGGCCAGACGCTGTTTGTTTGCGGCGGAGTGACGGTCGGTTAA